The following proteins are encoded in a genomic region of Polynucleobacter paludilacus:
- the gatC gene encoding Asp-tRNA(Asn)/Glu-tRNA(Gln) amidotransferase subunit GatC, with amino-acid sequence MKLDDVQRIAHLSRLELNPTEAEGILPQLQAVFSLVEEMQAVDTAGLEPLAHPILFLRELAQALRVDRVTESDHRAENMLSAPAQQDGYFLVPKVIE; translated from the coding sequence ATGAAACTTGACGATGTTCAGCGCATTGCGCACTTATCTAGACTGGAATTAAATCCTACAGAAGCTGAGGGAATTTTGCCCCAGCTACAAGCTGTTTTTTCTCTAGTGGAGGAGATGCAGGCCGTAGATACTGCGGGGCTAGAGCCTTTGGCGCACCCTATCCTCTTTTTGCGTGAGTTAGCCCAGGCTTTGAGGGTGGATCGGGTCACCGAATCCGACCATCGTGCGGAAAATATGCTTTCTGCGCCAGCGCAACAAGACGGCTATTTCTTAGTTCCCAAGGTGATTGAATGA
- a CDS encoding rod shape-determining protein: MFGFFRNYFANDLAIDLGTANTLIYMRERGIVLDEPSVVAIRQEGGPNGKKTILAVGKEAKAMLGRVPGNIEAIRPMKDGVIADFTITEQMLKQFIKMVHESKLLKPSPRIIICVPCGSTQVERRAIRESALGAGASQVFLIEEPMAAAIGAGLPVSEAAGSMVVDIGGGTTEVGVMSLGGMVYKGSVRVGGDKFDEAITNYIRRNYGMLIGEQTAELIKKTVGSAFPGTEVREMEVKGRNLSEGIPRSFTVTSNEILEALTDPLNQIVTAVKAALEQTPPELASDIAERGMMLTGGGALLRDLDRLLLEETGLPIHVAEDPLTCVARGSGIALERMDKLGGVFSQE, from the coding sequence ATGTTTGGTTTTTTCCGTAACTACTTTGCCAATGACCTAGCCATCGACCTGGGTACCGCCAACACCTTAATTTATATGCGTGAGCGGGGTATTGTGCTGGATGAGCCCTCCGTTGTGGCAATCCGCCAAGAGGGTGGCCCAAATGGCAAAAAGACCATTTTGGCAGTAGGAAAAGAGGCTAAGGCCATGCTGGGCCGCGTTCCCGGCAATATTGAGGCCATTCGCCCAATGAAAGATGGCGTGATCGCCGATTTCACGATCACCGAGCAAATGCTCAAGCAATTTATCAAAATGGTTCATGAGAGCAAGCTTCTCAAACCTAGTCCTCGCATCATTATTTGCGTTCCTTGTGGATCTACTCAAGTTGAGCGCCGTGCTATTCGCGAATCGGCTCTCGGCGCCGGCGCCTCACAAGTCTTCTTAATTGAAGAACCTATGGCTGCAGCGATTGGTGCGGGCTTGCCAGTTTCGGAAGCGGCAGGTTCAATGGTGGTGGATATTGGCGGCGGTACCACTGAAGTCGGTGTGATGTCTTTGGGTGGCATGGTTTACAAAGGCTCGGTTCGTGTTGGTGGTGACAAGTTTGATGAAGCCATTACCAACTACATTCGTCGTAACTACGGCATGTTGATCGGCGAGCAAACTGCTGAGCTGATTAAAAAGACGGTTGGCTCTGCATTCCCTGGCACTGAAGTGCGTGAGATGGAAGTCAAGGGTCGGAATCTTTCAGAAGGTATTCCTCGCAGCTTTACTGTTACCAGCAATGAAATCCTGGAAGCATTGACCGATCCACTCAATCAAATTGTGACCGCAGTTAAAGCAGCGCTCGAGCAAACACCTCCTGAGTTGGCATCGGACATTGCCGAACGCGGCATGATGTTGACAGGTGGTGGTGCACTATTGCGCGATCTTGATCGCCTGTTGCTTGAAGAGACAGGGCTGCCCATTCATGTTGCGGAAGATCCTTTGACCTGCGTAGCGCGTGGCTCTGGTATTGCTCTAGAGCGCATGGACAAGCTAGGCGGAGTATTCTCGCAAGAGTAA